The sequence below is a genomic window from Gopherus evgoodei ecotype Sinaloan lineage chromosome 9, rGopEvg1_v1.p, whole genome shotgun sequence.
CACACTATAAATAAATGCGACAGTTAAAAAACATCTGACTCTGTGTGAAACCGAGGTTGGGGCAGCTGTTAGTTTTAGGCCATTCTGAGGCAGCCCCAAAACTTAAAACAAGTTGGGCAAAGTTCCATTTTTCTGATGAATAGCATACACTTCAGACAAGTGAGTAGAATAGGATTTACCTTTTTAATACTTACAAATCTGAGCAGTGATACATTAGAAAGAAGGATTAGGAACCACGCCCCTCTTTGTCTCTCTGGAGTGTCACTTCACCACATGCCCTCTATACCTTAGTTTGTTGTTCTTATCTATGTACTCTTTCCATTTCTCAGAACAATGTGTCACCAGCTCCTCCTTCCTGTAGGAATCTGATCTAAGTTCCTTTCTTCTgcgtgcagggccggtgcaaccgttTAGGCGATCTAGGCGGTCGcttagggcactaggatttggggggcgccattttcttcggcagagACCGCGGaggccagatcttcggctgccctggtcgcTGCCGGCaattaggcggagggagctggggcaggggagcggggggagggctgcctgcagcaagtaaggggggaggggaggcacacAGGGGAATTCCCGCaagaggggtgcctcagggcagagggggggagctgacatggggggagggggtgcctcagggcggggggcacGGGgtgagagggcacaaggtggaagtttcccctagggcatgaaacatccttgcaccggccctgtctgcaTGGAACCTACCTACAGTAACTTCCGCCTAATCTggccccctttccctcccacccaggGCTCCCCGTCTATTACTTTAAAATCTTCAAACAGGTGTAGAGAGGATGTCTGAGTGTTTCTAGTTCCCGTCCTTTTCTCCCCGGTCTGTCTGTCCTTTGGGAGTGTCAGAGCTGCTTAACCAAGCTGCGCCTCCTCACTCCACCATCTACTCTGTGCTCCACCACCAGAGTCAAATTGAGGACTTAAGCTTTTATTTGACCCAGCAAATAGCTTATAGGAAAAGAAATGCACATGAGACTTCCTAGGGCATTTTGAAGGCATATGTAGTTTAGTGGCATTAcctgttttctgtatttttcctctGTGTTCTTCCTTAGCAGAGACATGTCATGAAAAGAGGATTTTTGTTTTTGGAGTTTCAGTGTCTGCTTATTCCCCACCTGAAATCCAAATCCTCTGTGACATCTCAGTGAGTCACCGTGGAATGTGTAATGACACGCTGCTAACTGTCTGTCCAAGGCCCTCTGAGCACCCTGCAGACAACAATCACACTAATCTTACATCCTCATTGTGAAGAAGGGACGGGGCATTATCCtcatttggaaaagaggaaactgaggcacagagagatgaagtgccTTGACCAAAGTCATGTGAAAAGCTTTTTGCATAGCCAGAAATAGACTCCAAGTTCTCcatccagtcctgtgctttaaccacaagactgcACTTCCTCTGCCACTCCATCCTGTGACTTGTGCCTTTGGGCAGAGAGACATCATAAGCAGCAAGAACAGAAGAACTAAAGGTAAACCAGCACCTCTTTCCATCCTGCTGTTCTCAGTGACAGCGCTGGAGCAGGCAGGGAAACAATGTAAAGAAAGCAGAGGAGCCTGCTTATCCCGATGCTCTGCTTATAGAACCATGCCCTGGTCAACTGTGCAAAACCTGAGTAAAGGGGCCTGTGTGGGGCACTTGCGTGAGGGCTGGGATTGGCAGGCTGCACTTCCGGGTCTCCATTCATGCTGGAGAGGTTCGGCAGCTGGAGAAATGTTACGGTAAGAGGCTTCCATTGTACAGGCAGAATAGTTACTGCAGGGCAAATCCTGCCCCCAGCTACGCGTGCACAATTGCTAAACAGTGGATTGCCAGGGGAATGGTGCACAAACTTCTACAGGCAGGATCCAAGCCTGTGCCCGTTTGCAGAAGTCTTAGCCAATGGCTCTTGAGTAATCTCAGTGCACCAGCTGCCATTGGTTAGTCTCGGCTCAGCAAGTCTCCTGTACCAATGCTTTGccaccccactgcagccccctgctctctttcccagctccagccaacctgctctttaaaactaGTTCACAGGCAACATCAAACTGCTTCTTAGCCACAAAGGACAATTTAAAGGTCTTGGAAGAATGACAGTGCCTGTCTGAACATGCTCCTGAAGGATGGCAGTCTGACGAACACCTGGGTCCTCCATTCAGCACCAGAGCCACCAGCCTTTCTGGATGACATGCAGTTGTTGTTGGTGTTCCACACACCAAGCTGGGCCAGGTCTTCCTCTAAAGCCCCTGACAGCTCCTTCAGCTCCCTGGAGGCATCTGCTCTCAGGTACTGCCAGGCTTTGTGGCCGCTGTGGTCCCGCAGGCTTGTGTTGGCACCGTAGGCTCCCACCAACACCTTGATGACCATCTCGTGTCCCTGCAGGGCAGCCAGATGCAGGGGTGTCAGCCCACCACTGGCCGTGGGAATGTTGACATCTGCATGGTAGCCCTTCTTCTCTGCACAGGAGATCACCTCGATCAGGGCCTCATGGTGGCCATGCTTGGCCAGCCAGTGGAGGGCAGTGAACCCTGTCACAAAATCTCTCCTGTTCAGCAGGCTGGGATCCACATCTAGCAACCTCACGATGCTCTCAGGGTCCCCCTGGGCCACAGTCAGCATCCACTCATGCTCGAGGGGGTCTAAGGCTAAGGACAAGTCCTCAGGGCTCTGTTCCAACCTCTGCTCCAGCTCTTGTTGCATCCccacagcagggctgctgctgctggctatcTTCTGAGCAGCTGCAAGCCACATAGCGCCCTCGGCTCCACTGCTCTGCAGCAGAACCTCCTTCAGACCTCTCCGCCGTGCGCTGCCCCGGCCTATGGAGAGCCTGGCTGCGTCAGAGCTCGCATCCCAGTTACCTGAACCTCTGCTACCCCTGCCCATGCTCCTGATCAGGTCCCTCTTCTGTGACTGGCGGAGTTTCACgttccccactgctgctgctgctgaggatgATGATAATGCCTGGACTTTGGGGTTGGGCGCCTGGCTGTCAATAAGTGCCTCTGCTTGAGACTGGGAGGCCTCTGGCAACACATGTGGCTCAGTGCCCTTTGATACCTCCAGACTCTCTACCTTCTGCATCCTGGCCATGATGTCTGCTGCAGGCTTCACCATCCCCAAGATCTGCTCCTGTGGCTCTCCCAGAGGCATCCGTCTCCCTTTAAGGCATGGTTGAGGCTCTCTTTGCTGCCGGGGTGTGGAGAAGTGGTTCCCTGTCCCGTTGAGACTCTGCCTCCAGTCTCCCCTCCTGAGCTCTCCGGCTGCAGAGCTTCCTGAGACTGCCTTAGAAATGTTGCAAAGAGGAACCAGCATTTAGTTTCTGTGCTCAGGGGGAAGGCACTTGTTGTGAAATATGTTACAGGCAGCAGCAAATTCTGGGCTGCAGGCAACACACCTTTCAGCTGATcactgattttcaaaggcttcACCGTCTGCCATTTATTTACCAAGAGACGCTAGAGCAAtttcccctccactcccagtCCCTCCTCTCGGAACTACTTGCTCCCTGGTTCTTAATATTCAATAACTCCCCAGACGGAGGCTGtgttttctctcctctccagATTTTGGCGGCTTGTATGATAACATAACTACATTACAACCCACTGTCCAGCTGGATCTGCAGATCCGGGACCTGTTTGACTTCCTCCTTCCTACATGCAAATCAGTGATAACAgcagccaaaaacaaaaaaaaaaggagctcAGTCCATTGAAGCTGAAAGCAAGCAGTGACTTTTTCACTGCAACGGCTGCCACTTACCTTTCCAATTGCTCCTGTGGTGGGTGGGGAAATAGAGCTCCGGGTGGGCAGAATTCCCAACCTGCCTCTTGCTGGACACCTTGagggctgctgccagcagcagggccgcTCCTCCTCGGCCTGCTGGTTCTCGCCGCCTCTCCAGACACACCAGCCTGCTCCTTGCTGAGTTCCTTTGTGTGAAGGTTGCCACTGGTTAGTTTTACTACATAGTAAAAGCTGTGGCGGGACCTTTGTCCTCCTTTTCGACTGAGACAGATTAAGCTGCTGCATGTGATTTTTCATTTCTGCTGCAGGCCTGGCATTAACCTTGGCCACTGGGGATGTGAAACCGAATGCACCCTCTTCCCAGAGAGCAGAAAAACACGCGCTGGCCACAGCCCTAAAGCTTTCAGCCTGTGAAGGTACAACTGTGGGACCCAAAAGAAGGGTTGCAAGTAAAACCAGTTGGGTCAGGCACTTTAAGGGATTCACCTCGAGCATAAACAGCCAGATGGTGCAATATCTCTGGAGCTAGCAATGCACAGGAATGAAAGTGAGAGAAACCTGTGTTTGCGTGAACTCGAGGTAACTGTAGTCAAAAGGGGCTAGGCTAATCTACAGGTTGAATATTTCTAGGAGGGGCTGAACAGCTTGTAAAAGGAGAGGTCCTCGTATGTCCGTTGAAAGCGACTCTAAAGATCAGTGCGAGGCACCtacttcccctcttgtggaaacTCCCTGTGATGAAGTGTGatgtgctgtgtgtgtgagagagagacagagaaagatgaACTGACTGCTGTCTGcgggatggaatcagaactgtttGACTGTGTGTCACAGGCTCTATACTGCTAGCAGCTAATGGAGATTCTTCTAACTCAAGTCCTAATGATTTGTGATTTTGGGGCAGCAGGACCTGAGTCCTATTCCTTCCATTGCCTTGAAGGTCTGACTGGTCACTCTGTGCAGCAAAGCGACATCCTCAGCTATAAATGCGTACATGCAAAAAGATCACAGGAAACACAGAGGGCTGCAGCTTCCATTTGAAGTCGCCCAGCAATCCAAAAAGTATAATCGCTGAGGGACAGTTAATTTGCCTCCTCATTAAGCAGACCTTGAATGTGGCCAACAGTGTCCCATTGGCAATAACCTCTCATCCTCCCCAAGGGGCTAGAAATCCAGCAGCCATGCAAGCTACAGAGAGCTGTCACTGCCCCTTTTAATTCCAGATTAACATAGAGATggatctacaccaggggtagacaacctatggcacgcgtgccgaacgCGGCacctgagctgattttcagtggcactcatgctgcccaggtcctggccacctgtccggggggctctgcattttaatttaattttaaatggagcttcttaaacattttaaaaaccttatttattttacatacaacaatagtttagttatatattatagactcataaaaagagaccttctaaaaatgttaaaatgtattactggcatgcaaaaccttaaattagagtgaataaatgaagactcggcacattatttctgaaaggttgccaggcCCTGATCCACACCATCAGCAGCGTCAGGCTGATGGCTCTTGACTCAGAGCCTGCCATACACAATGAGACCAGGCTGTGGCACACTCATGCTGCTCTCAGACAGTCCAGGAGTCAGCTGACTTCTGGAGGGTAAAAGCTAACAACAGAATGGGGGAAACTACTCT
It includes:
- the SOWAHD gene encoding ankyrin repeat domain-containing protein SOWAHD; protein product: MKNHMQQLNLSQSKRRTKVPPQLLLCSKTNQWQPSHKGTQQGAGWCVWRGGENQQAEEERPCCWQQPSRCPARGRLGILPTRSSISPPTTGAIGKAVSGSSAAGELRRGDWRQSLNGTGNHFSTPRQQREPQPCLKGRRMPLGEPQEQILGMVKPAADIMARMQKVESLEVSKGTEPHVLPEASQSQAEALIDSQAPNPKVQALSSSSAAAAVGNVKLRQSQKRDLIRSMGRGSRGSGNWDASSDAARLSIGRGSARRRGLKEVLLQSSGAEGAMWLAAAQKIASSSSPAVGMQQELEQRLEQSPEDLSLALDPLEHEWMLTVAQGDPESIVRLLDVDPSLLNRRDFVTGFTALHWLAKHGHHEALIEVISCAEKKGYHADVNIPTASGGLTPLHLAALQGHEMVIKVLVGAYGANTSLRDHSGHKAWQYLRADASRELKELSGALEEDLAQLGVWNTNNNCMSSRKAGGSGAEWRTQVFVRLPSFRSMFRQALSFFQDL